The DNA region GGCCTACCGCTACCTTCCGGAAAGCGTGGAGGCCTTTCCCCCACCGGAGGCCCTGAAATCCCTGATGGAGGAAGCGGGCTTCAAGGTCCGCTACGAACTCCTCACCTTCGGGGTGGCGGCCATCCACGTGGGGGACCTAGAGGCCTGAGGCCCGCCTCAGCTCCGCATCGGTGGGGATGCGCCCTGCCTTGAGGTTTTCCACCAGGTACCGGGCCATGCGCCCCAGGGCGTCCCGCACCCGGCGCCACTCCTCCAGGGGTTTTCCCGAAGGGTCGGGGAAGGAGACGTGACGCTTTTGCGTCTTGGCGGGGTAGGCGGGGCAGGCTCCCCGTGCGGCGTCGCAGACGGTGAGGACCAGGTCAAACCTCCACGGGTCGGGCACCTCCAGAAGGGTCTTGGAGGAGTGCCCCTTTAGGTCAATCCCCACCTCGGCCATCACCCTTTTGGCCTCCTCCTTGACGAAGGTCTTCTCGGTGCCGGCGGAGTGGACCTCGAGGTCCAGCCCCATCTCCCTGGCCCAGTGCCGGATCCAGCCCTCCGCCATCTGGCTGCGGGCGGAGTTGTGGGTGCAAAGGACGAGAAGGCGCATCTGCAAAAGCCTATCCCTTCTCGGTCAGGGGAAGGTTAAGGAGGCTTGGCCCTGGGTTTTAGGAAAGCCTCCTTTCCAGCTCCGCCACCTTCTCCGCCAGGACCTTCAGGCCCTTTTGCCAAAAGGCCGGGCTTTCCAGGTCAAAGCCGTAGCGGGCCGCCAGCTCCTTGGCCCGGTACATGCCCGAGGAGGCCAGGAGCGCCTCGTACCGCTCGGCGAAGCCCGGGTCCTCCTTGGCCTCCTGGTAGAGGGCCAAGCCGAAGAGAAGGCCAAAGGTGTAGGGGTAGTTGTAGAAGTCGGCGCCATAATAGTGTCCCTTCACCGCCCACATGTAGGGATGATGGCTGGCCAGGGCCTCCCCGTAAGCCTCCTGCTGGGCCTTCAGCATGAGCTCCTTAAACTCCCTTGGGGAAAGCTCCCGGGCCTTCCTCCTTTCAAAGACCCAGGACTCAAAGAGGAAGCGGCTATGGATGTCCACCACCACCTGGGCCGCCCCTTGCAGGTACGCGTCCAGGATCAAAAGCCCCTCCTCGGCAGAGGCCTCCTTGAGGGCCGCCTCCACCACCAGGGTCTCGTTCATAATGCTGGCGGTCTCCGCCAGGGTCATGGGCACCTCCCTTAAGGAGGGGGGAACCTGGGCCAAGGCGAAGTTGTGGTAGGCGTGGCCCAGCTCGTGGGCCAGGGTGGAGACGGATTCAAAGCTCTCCTCGTAGTTGGCCAGGATGAGGCTTTTGCCCCCACCCCTCGGCATGCAGTAGGCCCCGCCCACCTTTCCCTTGCGGGGCAGGAGGTCCATCCAGCGCTCTTGGAATGCGGTTTCCGCCACTTTAGCGGCGTTCGGGACCAGGGCGGCGAGCCCTTCCCGGATGAAGTCCCGGGCCTCCTCCAGGCTCCAGGGCCTTCCCTTTCCCAGGGGGGCAAAGAGGTCCCACCAGTCCAGCCTCTCCTTGCCCAGGGCCTTGGCCTTAAGGAGGTGGTAGCGGCGGAAGAGGGGCAGGTTTTCCCGCACCGCTTCCAGGAGGGCCATGAGGGCTTTTCGGGTGATGCGGTTTCGGTGTAGGCTGGGCTCGAGGTCATCCCGGTAGCCCCGCCTCTGGTTCAGGACAGAGGCCTCCCCCTTGACCCCGTTTAGGGCGTAGGCCAGGGGCACCTCGTGGCCTTCCCAGGCCTTCAGCTCCGCCTGGTAGGCCTTCTTGCGCACCTCCTCCTCGGGGCGGAAGTAGAGGTTGCGCACCTTGGTGATGGGCATCTCCTCCCCGTCCACCACCGCGGTGATCTGGCTGGTGAGGTTCTCGTGGAGCTTGGACCAGGCCTGGCGCCCGGAGAGGGATAGCTCCGCCGCCAACACCTCTTCCCCCTCGGGCATCATGTGCAGGGCTTCCTCCCGGGCCTCCTCCACCAAGAGGCGGTAAGGGCCGGCCTCCTCTGGGTCCTGGAGGGCCAGGTAGCGGGTGAGGCGGGGCCTGAGGCGGGCGAAGTCCAGGAAGAGCACCTCCAGCTCGGAGAGCTTGGCCAAGGCGGCCTCGTTGGCGGTGTCGGCGGTGAAGCGGGCGTAGAGGTAGGCCCAAAGGGGGGTGGATTCCTCCCGAAGGGCGTCCAGGGAG from Thermus neutrinimicus includes:
- a CDS encoding M3 family oligoendopeptidase: METTWDLTPLFPSLESPEFQAAWEGVRKRIDQLKEQVDQKAPLGEVLASLDALREESTPLWAYLYARFTADTANEAALAKLSELEVLFLDFARLRPRLTRYLALQDPEEAGPYRLLVEEAREEALHMMPEGEEVLAAELSLSGRQAWSKLHENLTSQITAVVDGEEMPITKVRNLYFRPEEEVRKKAYQAELKAWEGHEVPLAYALNGVKGEASVLNQRRGYRDDLEPSLHRNRITRKALMALLEAVRENLPLFRRYHLLKAKALGKERLDWWDLFAPLGKGRPWSLEEARDFIREGLAALVPNAAKVAETAFQERWMDLLPRKGKVGGAYCMPRGGGKSLILANYEESFESVSTLAHELGHAYHNFALAQVPPSLREVPMTLAETASIMNETLVVEAALKEASAEEGLLILDAYLQGAAQVVVDIHSRFLFESWVFERRKARELSPREFKELMLKAQQEAYGEALASHHPYMWAVKGHYYGADFYNYPYTFGLLFGLALYQEAKEDPGFAERYEALLASSGMYRAKELAARYGFDLESPAFWQKGLKVLAEKVAELERRLS
- a CDS encoding arsenate reductase ArsC — translated: MRLLVLCTHNSARSQMAEGWIRHWAREMGLDLEVHSAGTEKTFVKEEAKRVMAEVGIDLKGHSSKTLLEVPDPWRFDLVLTVCDAARGACPAYPAKTQKRHVSFPDPSGKPLEEWRRVRDALGRMARYLVENLKAGRIPTDAELRRASGL